The sequence below is a genomic window from Barrientosiimonas humi.
TGGTCTCCTCGCCGGCGGCGGCGATCGAGGGAATCGGTGACGGCGCATCGCTCGCGGTCGGCGGGTTCGGCCTCTGCGGCATCCCGAGCGTGCTGATCCAGGCGCTGCACGGCACCAGCGCGACCGACCTGCACGTCATCTCCAACAACTGCGGCGTCGACGACTGGGGTCTCGGAATCCTGTTGAACGACAAGCGGATCAGCAAGATCACCGCGTCGTACGTCGGTGAGAACAAGGAGTTCGCGCGGCAGTACCTCGAGGGCGAGCTCGAGGTCCACCTGACCCCGCAGGGCACCCTCGCCGAGAAGCTGCGCGCCGGCGGCGCGGGCATCCCGGCGTTCTTCACCCGCACCGGCGTCGGCACCCAGGTCGCCGAGGGCGGCATGCCGCTGCGCTACGCCGACGACGGCTCGATCGCCAAGGCGTCCGAGCCCAAGGAGACCCGCACCATCGACTTCGCGGGCGAGGAGACGGAGTACGTCCTCGAGGACTCGATCGTCGCCGACTTCGGCCTGGTGCGTGCCTGGAAGGGCGACCGGCACGGCAACCTGGTGTTCCGCACCAGCGCCCGCAACTTCAACCCGCTGTGCGCCATGGCGGGCCGGGTCTCGGTGGCCGAGGTCGAGGAGCTGGTCGAGCCCGGCGAGCTGTCCCCCGACGAGATCCACCTGCCGGGCATCTACGTCCAGCGGGTGCTGGCGCTCACGCCCGAGCAGGCCCGCGACAAGCGCATCGAGCGGGTCACGACCCGCCCGCGTCAGGAGTCACCCACGGCGGCCGGTGC
It includes:
- a CDS encoding CoA transferase subunit A yields the protein MDKVVSSPAAAIEGIGDGASLAVGGFGLCGIPSVLIQALHGTSATDLHVISNNCGVDDWGLGILLNDKRISKITASYVGENKEFARQYLEGELEVHLTPQGTLAEKLRAGGAGIPAFFTRTGVGTQVAEGGMPLRYADDGSIAKASEPKETRTIDFAGEETEYVLEDSIVADFGLVRAWKGDRHGNLVFRTSARNFNPLCAMAGRVSVAEVEELVEPGELSPDEIHLPGIYVQRVLALTPEQARDKRIERVTTRPRQESPTAAGAAAGSETTEA